AGCTCCTAATACTGTCTCATCCCATCCCTTAGGGTTAGCTCCTCAATTACTGGTTCCATCCCATCCCTTAGGGTTAGCTCCTCAATACTGTGTCCTCATCCCATCCCTTAGGGTTACTCCTCAATACTGTCCCCATCCCATCCTTAGGGTTAGCTCCTCAATACTGTCCCATCCCATCCTTAGGGTTAGCTCCTCAATACTTGTCCCATCCATCCCTTAGGTTAGCTCCTACCAATACTGTCCCATCCCATCCCTTAGGGTTAGCTCCTCAATACTGTCCCATCCCATCCCTTAGGGTTAGCTCCTCAATACTGTCCCATCCCAGCCCTTAGGGTATGGTTAAGGGTTAGCTTACCTTCCTCCAGCTGCTCCATGCCCAATATCTTTTTGGTCCCGTCAATAGAGTAGATGGTCCGGACCCCCTGGGGCAAGTTCACATTATCTGACAGGGAGCGGGTCAGATCGGCTAACAGGGCGTCTATAGACCGAAACCTGTCCTGGGAAATAGCGTAGACAATCCCTTTGAAGTAGCGGTCTCCGTTGCGGTAAAAGCGGACCTTCTTGGCCTTCTTCTCCGAGGCCAGGGACTGCAGTGTCCGGGTCCTGTACAGACTACAGTGGGCACTGTGAGTGGGGCTCGGCAGCCCGTTGTTCCTGGAGCCTCTGCGGGTGTTTCTCTGGGCTTTCTCCCGCTCGTCAAAGTGCTCCAGCTCCATTACTGTAGTGGTGTTACACAGAAAGAGCCAAATCAGGGAGGGGAACATTATGGGAGAAAATTTAAACCTCAAGCATATTTTCCTTTGCAGAATAAACAAGTCATTCTTTAGTTTTAGTTGAATGCCATATAGGCCTACTGGAGAGAGTAGAATCAATTGGATTTCTGCATGAACTCTGAGGACGGGGCCGACATTCAgtggtgctgaatggacagcgCTGCAGGTGCGGTTCTGCTAGCTACCAGCTAGCTAGTCTGACAGGTAGGCTATAGCGGTGGCAGTAGTCAGAATGAACTCCCCAGTGACAGCGTGACAGCGCCGCTGGCTAGCCAGATAGAAGTCTGCTGTTTGTGGGCAGTTTGTCACATACTGAAAATTAGCTCTTTCTGAGGGACTCAGAAATCTGATTGTAGGCTATTATAGCACGCTCGCACATGTYGTGCTCTCTAGTTTCGTCCACCACCCAATTGGCAATGTGATTCTAatcaaatgtaatgtttgtttTGGTCATATTCATTTATGACAATATAATCCAAGCTATTGTTAAATGACACGGAAGAACACATTATGGCATCTTAAAATATGTTTTGGGCAAAAAATTGCTTACCTTAAATTGAAGTCTGATGCAGTCAACCGCGTAAATTTTTAGCAATTGCATATAGCAGCTCTCCAATAGACTGTGTCAGTGCTGATATGTGTAGTATAATGGCCCGAGCGACAGAAAAAGCATCCGTCCCTTTGTTGCCCTGTGATTGAGCAAGTGTACCCTGCAAGAGCTGCAGCTGGTTTCTGTGTCTTAAGCAGTGATTTCCAGATGGCCGTCCCTCATTGACATGCTGGCCTTCCGAGGGAAGCACTAAGCATCTCACCTCGCGaatgctccctcctctctcatctcctctcctcccctctagaTGCGCTGAAACAAGGGGCGTGGTGCAGGCGGTCATTACACTACTAGCCCCTCAGTGCACTAATTGCACTGACAGACATGAGGATTTTCAGCAACATTCTTGTTGATAACGCAGATAGATAGATACAGGTTTATGTGGCAAAATCCCTTTTCTCTTGACAATGCAGGGTAGGTTAGAGTTATAGACCCCCCTCCACCCATAATCAGTGGAGTATTCCAGAAGTGTGTCCCAAACgtaatggcagcctattccctatatagtgcactacttttgaccgggacaTAAGggtctggacaaaagtagtgcagtagggaataaggtgccatttggtaaGCAGACATGGGCATCTGTATGCTGGTGCTGCGGAGGATGTCTAGCAGTGTCTGAATTAGTGTACCATactgcatgcacaaacacagggCAACCAAACCCAAACCTGTCTGTAACAACCTAATAAACCTAATAATCCCATCCCTGATAAagctgtacacacacagagagggtgagagagggagcgagagagagagagagagagagagagagagagagagagagaatgaacagaGCTGATTGTCAGATCATTAACAACACCCTCaggttatgtacagtaccagtattGATGATTGGGCAGACAGATGGAAAATACAGTTGTGACCTGATTGGTTGTCTAACTCAGAAGGTAGTggtacagggagacagagagctgtaatGTTGTCTAACTCAGGAGGTAGTggtacagggagacagagagctgtaatGTCTAACTCAGAAGGTAGTggtacagggagacagagagctgtaatGTCTAACTCAGGAGGTAGTGGTACAGTGAGACAGAGAGCTGTAATGTTGTCTAACTCAGAAGGTAGTGgtatagggagacagagagctgtaatGTTGTCTAACTCAGAaggtatggtagagaaattaatgttaaattctctggcaacagctctggtggacattcctgcagtcagcatgccaattgcacgctccctcaaatatATACCCCCCCCAAtatcgtgatatccaattggtagttacagtcttgtcccatcactgcaactcatgtacggactcgggagaggtgaaggtcgagagccgtgtgacttccgaaacacgaccctgccaagctgcactgctcgcttaacctggaagccagctgcaccaatgtctCAGAGGAAACAACAAATACAACTGGTGACATGAGTCAGTgacactagagcgcgatgggacaaggacatcccggctggccaaacactcccttaacccggatgacgctgggccaattgtgcgccgtctcatgggtctcccggtagcGGCCGGCTgtcacacagcctgggatcgaacctgggtctgtagtgacacctctagcactgcaatgcagtgcattaaaccgctgcgccactcaggaggactgctccctcaaaacttgagacatctgtggcattgtgttgtgtgacaaaactgcacattttagagtggccttttattatccccagcactcatgcacctgtgtaatgatcatgctgtttaatcagcttcttgatatgtcagacctgttaggtggatggattatcttggcaaaagagaaatgttcactaacagggatgtaaacaaatgtgtgtacaaaatgtgagagaaataaactttttgtgagTATAGAAAAatgctgggatcttttatttcagctcatgaaacatgggaccaacactttacatgttgcatttatatttttggctgcactgggcctttaaattcTGTGAATCAAAAAATATCGAACTCTGTCTCATTTGAAGAATGAATTCTGACTTGTATGTTTCGGTGAGAAGCTCAAATATGAGATTACAGCATCTATGGACCTTCTCAGTGATAAGTGATGGACCGATGGTGTGTGACATATGTAGCCTATAATTTTATTTTGAGCAGAAGGAAATTCGCTCTGCTCTTTATCAAGAACCCATCAGAAGATACAGGGTGGCTTTCAGAGCTCCAACTCGCTGTAACTAGCCCTGTCTGTCTTGATCACTAATTGACAAATACACGCAACTCAAATGTCMATCATGAACAAAATATACTAGGTCTTAAACTTCMAATAATAGTACAGTGATATGGTATTGTGATTGAGGAGTAATACAGCCTAATAATAACAGTGGCCTCGTGACCTCGGCTTTCTACTCATTATTCCTTGTtaataaaacaaacatgtatgcTTCCATTTGAAATTGCATAAACAATTAAAAGAAAACTTACTTTGATTGAATGTGATTCAACTAATTCAAATAAACTCCTTTGCATTCAGGATAaatcaaaacatttgaaaatgaTCCTATTTCACTACCTTGATTTGATTGCCAGGTAATTTGAGTGGAATTTACGTGAAAATGCTCCATTATGTAGTAGACAGACATGCTCTATCCAAACCAAGGAAACTAATGATATACAACTCATTCTTCAATAGCTTTTTATGACATATCAGAAGTTTGGTTTATCGTCGGACCATGTGACTTTTTGATCACATAGGGCCACAGAAGCACAGAGCcattattttgaaaataaaaatgacaacCACTTTGTGAAAATGCTGATGTGTATTCAATGCCTGCATGATATTTCAAATTCACACCAGAAAGACAGTCTGCCCCCTGAAGGGGAAATATTACTGAAGACAattcatattgaatcaacatcAGCCCAAGGTCAATCATGAATGGTAGACAGCATTACAagttaaatacagtatgttgagAACATAACATGTACAGCGACACTAATCTTAAACACACACTCCAAAACTTCCCACATACGTACAGATTGTGCCAAAACAGTTGATGTATTTATAGCTGTAATTTTGCCATAAACATTTCTTCCAGATGtcatagttaaaaaaatatatccccTTCTTTACatcacatgaaaaaaaaaaagtatccttTCATAGAAAATTAATATCACAGCTTTAACAAGTACAACCAAGATGAAAGTAGCGTGGGCTTGCTTGGTTAGAGTAGCATAGAGCATGTAGTAACTGGTTATTAAGGCATACTAAGCAAGCCATGGATCATTCTCAAACCAGTTCCAACACTCCACTGCTTCTACGTTTGGATTGATTCTTTCCTCTGCATTACAAAGTCATATGACAAGAGTATACCTTGTTCAATCTTATCCAGTACCCTCAACAGCTATACAACCTGCTTGGATTCATCTTGTTTCACACATGAACATTATTTCATTGATTAAATGAACCCAAACATGTATTCTTATAGCACATAGTTAGCATGCTGCTGGGTCCCCCCCAGACTTTCAGATAAGGGATGCATATTTCCAGTAACTTcttcaaaattcccaggttttccagaaatcctgttaCCGGAATTGYGCAACCTCACCTCAGATACACCTTCGCCTCCAGATATACTGAAATGTGGACAGTgttactacagtactactgcagtaatactactactgttactacagtattactacaATAGGTCAACAGCAGTAGGTTTGTTATCAGTTTATATTTGTATCACATACGTGACTTATTCTATTCCAGTGTCTTGCACACAAATAATTTAGCAATAATACATCAGCCTACCTACACAATGTTCATCTtagttattattatattaatgacATTATAATGTCATACCATTCATTATGAAGACTCAAGTGCTTAACAGTTGTATCAAACCCTGGTAAGATATCTATAGGCTATTAGTCAACTAGtatgcaaatataaaatatttattgtaaataatTTACATAGATAGATTTCTTTATAGAAGAATACAAATTGTGTGTTAATTAAGGCTCtaaaaggaaagagaagaggacatgggtgcatcccaaatagcacctcaTCCCCTTTGTGCACTatacattgggaatagggtgccatttgggacacaaacctaGCCTCTACCCTCTAGGCACTAGGGTAGATCTGAAAGAAAACGGACACGTTTAATCAATATGGTAGTACCTCAGCCTTTCCCTATGACAGACTAGGCAAGTAGAAGTTGCCGTTTTGCTCACACCTATCCAGTCCTCTCATATCTACACCAGTGCTCTGTGGGTAGAAGTAAGTGTCATGGGGCTAGGGGTTGACTGTGTCCCAAAacacaccctattctctatattttgctctggtccaaagtagtgactatttagggaatagggagccatttgggacgtaaaaCTTATTCCTGGATGGGGCCTATTTGTCCCGTTTCTCCACTTGTTTCTGGTTAGTGGTAGGGTCCTGTAGCTGGTAGTCCTGCAGAATGGCCACAGCCGTCTGTTTGCCAGTCTTCTTCACCGCAGCTTTGATACCCAGGTTGTCAATGTTGAAGGCGGTGACGCCCATGTTAATGGCTGAGTTCACAGCATGGTCTGTGGCCTGGCCGGCTGCCACCCCATACCTTATAATCAATCACACACAACCAACTAGTGAGAGGGGGAAGGCTGAGGGGGTGACACAGGGAGGGTTGGGGTGAGGGCAATTATAGGGAACAGCAAAGACAGCAACAACATGCAAGTAGGAATAAAGCCACCACCCATGCAGAGCATGAATTCAACAGAATTATTCAAGTTGTCTGACTATTCAGTCATCTGTAAATATACAACTGATTATATTGTGGGGCTGGTgattgcacatataacacacataaATGCAATAAGTGCATCAATTCATACGATGATTATGAATTAGAAATAgttatattattttcaatgaagtcAGGAAAAAGAATTGGTTAGTTAGAAACCAGAGAAAGCTTCATGATGAATTACGGGTGCATAGTCCAGTAGGATAGAAGAGTAGCCTGTTTAGAGAGTAGAGGTGAATCTAACAGCTGTACATTCAGACCATCCAGAAACAGAGGCTAAGCCTTGGCCATGCTGCGCGTTACTATTAGGGAGGGTTCATTCAAGAGAGAATACATGTCTTCTTGTCATTAGGTGGGTCTAAGATGTTTTGTAGACCCCTAAATCTGAAAAATAAGTGGAAGAGGGAAATGTACTGTAAGTGCTTGCTTGTTTTTGCTTATAAAACACGAGTGTTAGGCAAAACCTGGTCTAGAAAGCAAAGTAACAGACATACACGTCAGAGCTGGGTGGACAGGAGCAAATGTAAACAGTCAAGCAAGTAGTACTACCAATCACACATGGTGAATGAGCCAAGCACAGAACAcatttggcaggtagcctagtggtaagagcgttgggccagtaaccgaaaggcccAACCTGAGAAGGTGAAAAATTCTGTYGatatgtccttgagcaaggcacttaaccctaatttactccaggggtgccgtactactatggctgaccctgtaaaaataacacatttcactgcacctatccggtgtgtgacaatacaacatttttatttattttgacatgWctgcatctcaaatggcaccctattccctatatagtgcactacttttgaccagggcacataggctcatcgggtgccatttgagatgcacccaTGTTGATTGAGAAGAGCACAGACAACACATGTTGGTTRAAGTGTACAGAGAAAGACCTACTTATGCTTGACAGTGTTGACGGTTTCTGAGGCAACGGAGACGGTGATGTTCTTTGCTGCTACTTCCAAGCCAGTCCACATGGTAGCGAAGCCTTCAGGTAGAAWSACAGGAACCACAACAATGACTAGACACTTGGTAGTATAGGGGGTACATCATCCATGTGAACCGTCCTTAAGGACAAGACAGACCAATAAGAACGTCGGCCATGCGTAGCAGGTGGACGTCCCATCACCTCTGACCACCAAACATCGGCAGTCATTATCTATTCATTTCTCGTCGATTCTACATTCTATGTTGAATCTCCACCGTTTGTTGACAGCCAGCAGGTGATCTACTGCGCACGGCCAACGTTCGTGTTGTTCTGTCTTGTCCTATACAATCACTAGCCTAGTGACTATAACAACCACAACAGTAACTATGTGTACCTTGAACTCCGCTGGCAGCCACCACCATGGCTCCATCGATGTTGGATCGTCCATCTTTGTCTTTCTTCATGGACTCCGGGACCAACTTGCTTCCATGTTTCTTCACATGGGGAGCCAGCTCCTTACCCACACACCCTGCCACCATACACACACCGTCcactacaaacaacacacaccctgTCATAATACAACATCCACTActaacacaacagcacacacaataCACCCATCCACATCCAATCAGACAGTCAACTCATTCCAACACCTGAAGCAATCAGTCAGACACTCAGCTGCTTCTCACCCAGGAACTGGCTGACGCGGACAGCGCCCCCAGTGGCCTGTTTGGCTACATGCAATCCCTTGGAGACGGAGGGGCTGACATGGGCTGGCTTGTCCTCGGGGGTGATGTGCTCCCGCAGTTTCGACGCCCCCTTGTGGATGGCTATGCCAGTGAACTCAGCCCCCTTCACCAGGCCCCAGCTCAGCCACGATGCCCCTGGATGGAAAATACACAGTAGGTGTGAGTGAGTGATACACAGTATacaactttaaccctaacccctacagcCTCGGGTTAGGGTTGTAGGGGttagggccctgggtctgaccTGTGAGGATGCCGCTGGCCACCTTCTCACTCCACTCTGGCaggttcttctcctcctcctctcctgctgctgGGGCCTCTTCTTCCTTGAGGGGAGCGATGGACACCTTCTGGCTCAGGTTGATGCTGTCTGCTGCCTCATTTGGAGCCTGCAGCAGCAGGACTTGTATTAATATGGTGTTTTGCAACAGTGGTTTTATGTCACCTGCTGGTGCATATGTACAGCATTGGCAGAAGAACAAAGTTTGATTAACTCTGCTTCGTTGTCACGGTCCTCTCGGTTTTCTGTAACTTACCGCTGTTACAGGACTGGTTAGCCTAGCTGGAGCCTAGCAGACCCTGCCTCATAGTAACCTCCTGGTAACCTCAAGTGCCTTACCCTAACTCTCCTAGTAACCCCCTAGTAACCCCCTAGCGTAGCCTACTGCTACCCTAGggtgcctcctctccctctatccccatcACAACGTCTCATTCTCCTCTAAACAAAGACATGGTGACCAGACACGTATCAGATGTCCCCTTGCTTGAGGAAAACAGACAGGGTAATGTTCTAAAACCATCATTGCTATTCTCRACAAGACACAACCTCCTAAATCTACATATATTCAATATGTGATCATGAAAAGCCTACTTGCTTATTGGATTCCATCGCAGAAGCAGCTGTCCATGTGACAGGTAGTTTATCAACAACATKCCCTCAGTTAGAGCCTGGCTGAATACTGTTGCTCAGAGACAAAAACCACAGTCTGACTCCATTACTGTAATGACTACGGCGGCTGTGTTGTGTTCTAGCCAGATAAGAGCATTAGCACACATTAATGCTCTTCATCTGCCTGTTGTTCTAAATTTCCTAACTGCTGAGGTGTATTCAGGGAGCAAGCAGTACAGGAGAGCCTTTAGTGTTgtatgccaaatggcaccctatgtcctacatagagcactactttggaccaggttCCATAGAGTTCTGGCCCAAGACCCGCAGGTGAAGTAGAGCGCCTTACAGCAGCAAGCAGACATTTTCACACCAGAATAGAGCAGCATTTACATCATCAGTAgttctggaaaaacaccagaaaTATGGACCAATCAGAGTCATTATTGAGGCTAGAGAGAGCAGAATAGCTTATGTTTATCTAGTACTGTactaaatggcacactattctgtATGttgtgcactattttgaccaggcTCTGGTCAACGGTAGGACACTATGAAGGAAATAGAATTCCATTTTGGGCCAAATCCCTAATTTTAACCTTACATTCCACTGGGATCATTGGCAGGGATGtaagaaaacaaagaacaaagcTTGGAAACTGTCACTCTTCCTGAATCTGAACTGCTGATTAAGAATGGATGTAGGCAACCCTGTCATTATTTTAATCCAGGGTCCATAACCTTCTGCACAAGGACActtgtcatggtgtggtggtgtggcatTGCTTTGGTACCTTTAACATCTTTCAATGACTCAAATACACCTGAAACTGACAAAAACATCTGCCAGAGAGATGCGTTTATTTTTCTATTACCATTCCTCGGGCCATTCAGCCGACCCCTAGACACCTTCATATGGGCCAGTCAGAGAGCaggaccctatgggccctggtcaaatgtagtgcactatatagggaatagaatgacatttgagacacagcctcaGCAGCTCACCTGCACCCTGAGGTCTGTCATCTGGGACAGCAGGTCCTGGAACAGTTGTCTGTCTTCTCCAGGCAGTTCAGAGGACAGCACAACGCCCACGTAGGACCCCGGGGCGGACGCCATCATGTCCGGGAACATGAACACCCCTGTGTTACACAGCAGGACGGGGGAGTCAGTGGCCATCAGAGGGTACAGCCAATCACACACCTGGAATACATGAACAGTATAACCCATCAACAGTACAGCCAATCACACAGGACAGTATAGGGAGTTTATATGGAACGACAGTCTGTCTCTATGCTGTAACACAGATCTCTGAACCGATGGCCACTGGGGTTTTCCCACCATGACATCATAGAGAACTCCTGCCTGGGATTAGGGCCACTGAGTCACTAATCACATGATGTAGGACACAGATCATTAGATAGCCTATCCCACATATACACGAGCCCAACCCTAttctaaacaccacacacacacacacacacacgagggggTTTATGAGCAGAGGCAGAGCAAACCATTGATGATGAAATTGTGTTAGAGTGCACAACAGATAGAGAGGTCAAGGAAACAGATTCCAAAAACCCTGTGATTTCATCATACACTGAATACAATAAGTGTTGACACTATATTAAGGGCACTGTAAAAGGCAACACGTAGACAGTGACTAGAATTCATCACCCCCCCATCCCTCTTACCTGCAGGAAGGCTGGGGGGCGGTTGGGCACTCTCTctgactgctggctggtgaacTTGACCATCCGCAGGTAACCTGGGTAGGAGGGAGCGCTGACCTGGCCGTCAGGTGTGACAAAGAATATCTGTACCCCGTGAGACAGGAAGAAGagttcctctccatcctcccccagGCTCTGAGGAGAGGGGGACATGTGGCTGTAAAACTCCTCTCCTACCAGCGACATCTCTCCAGATTCTGTCCCGTAGGAGATAGTCAGGTGGCCATCAGCCGCCTGGGAGGAGTAGGCTGGGGGCAGCTCGCCAGGCACCACAGACTGTCTAGTGGGAGAAAtaggcagggagggagacacaATGCCTCCCACAGCTCCAGCCTGGCAGTTAGTCATTAGTAGCTTGGGTGGAGATGGCCRCTCTGGTTTCTCCTTCTCCAGTTTGGGGTAAAGGTTAGAGTTAGATGCTGTCCCACGGATTCCATTAGAGGCATCTAGAGGTGGTGGGAGCTCAGGGTCTGGGCTGGTCTCTAGGACCGCCAATCGAGTGGTGATGTTGTTCAGAGTCTCCTGCATCTTGTGCTGCATCTGGCGGGCTGACTCCCAGGAGCACCCCACACACTCGTGCCCCTGTGAGGGCACACTGATGGCCCTGAGGAGGTGCTGGCGTCCCTGTCTGTACTGGGCCAGGGCCTGGGCCTTGTGGCCAGCTTCATCCTCGGTCAAGCCCCTGTTAATGCACTCAAAGGCCTTCTCATAGCCGTCTTTGATCACCTGCAGCCTGGCTCTGTCAAAGGCATCTTGATTGTCTTCCTCCATGTCTGTCAAGAAGACaagaaaatacatacattttgacCTCGCTTGCAAAGGTTCAATGATACTAATTAATTATCAATAGCTAAATTCAAAGAAGCAATAGTTGAGAATCTTAACAGTTAACTATTTAGCTARCTAGCATAGCTCGTTACGATAATTTTGCATAAGGAGGCTGGCAGGCAAAGGCAAACATTACCATTACTGTAACTACCTAGCTAGGTTTGTAAYGACAAAACAGTACTGTATCTCATGAGATATCAAGCAATAACATCTAGCTCCTCTGCTTGGATAGCAAGCAAGCAAATTAGTTAGTAAGTTGTGTGTACTTTACTCTTGGTGTGTCGCTAGCTatcatgaaaacaaacataaaCTTGAGACATTTTGTCAATCAAAAGCCAACTAATCTGATACATTACCCACTAACGTTAGACGACAAACTCCTGTCCAGTGAATGAGGCGATCGACGTCTGACGTCTGTCTTTTTAGCTGTTGGAGCTGGATTTCAAGCTTTCCTGACAAGAGAAGGCTGTCAGTGTCATGCGcctccttcttcttctgtgggttttatggcggacaacaacccaaaaaggTGTATTGTCGCCACCAACTGGACAGTTTGAAACcgacatttttatttatatatatatatttgtatccaTACGTAATAGTGAAACATAATTTAATCCATCGTATTAAAAAGAgtacattgccaaaacaaacaaaactccCACTTCTTCCTTCTTTTAGTTCTCCATATCTCCCTTATCAggctctaggacctgagagggtggtacggcttgTGCCAATATTGCATAACTCTTTCGCTGAGAAATCTTTCAGCCSCAGGAACCGCCGCAATCACTATGATTTATATCTTCATGgaccttctctccaccttggcagtgccattaatTACCATAACTATAAAAGTCccaaagtccaccttcttaaccTTTAAAAAATGTTGGGCTCCCGTGTAATATGATCCTTTCAACAACTTGGACATCTCTGCTTCTCCTTTCGGCAAACACTTGCTACATGACCAAACGCTTTACAAAGACCCCACTGCATTGCTCTTGGGATAAATGCTCTGACTGTAGTTAATATACCMTAACTACACTTGAGTAGGGAGAGACTCCAtatcaacaaacaaaataacagatAAACTCACTTTTCTTCATTCACCTACGATTCTTCATTCATCTACGATTCTTCATTCGCCTACGATTCATCGGA
The genomic region above belongs to Salvelinus sp. IW2-2015 linkage group LG4p, ASM291031v2, whole genome shotgun sequence and contains:
- the LOC111959598 gene encoding spartin isoform X1; translated protein: MEEDNQDAFDRARLQVIKDGYEKAFECINRGLTEDEAGHKAQALAQYRQGRQHLLRAISVPSQGHECVGCSWESARQMQHKMQETLNNITTRLAVLETSPDPELPPPLDASNGIRGTASNSNLYPKLEKEKPEXPSPPKLLMTNCQAGAVGGIVSPSLPISPTRQSVVPGELPPAYSSQAADGHLTISYGTESGEMSLVGEEFYSHMSPSPQSLGEDGEELFFLSHGVQIFFVTPDGQVSAPSYPGYLRMVKFTSQQSERVPNRPPAFLQVCDWLYPLMATDSPVLLCNTGVFMFPDMMASAPGSYVGVVLSSELPGEDRQLFQDLLSQMTDLRVQAPNEAADSINLSQKVSIAPLKEEEAPAAGEEEEKNLPEWSEKVASGILTGASWLSWGLVKGAEFTGIAIHKGASKLREHITPEDKPAHVSPSVSKGLHVAKQATGGAVRVSQFLVDGVCMVAGCVGKELAPHVKKHGSKLVPESMKKDKDGRSNIDGAMVVAASGVQGFATMWTGLEVAAKNITVSVASETVNTVKHKYGVAAGQATDHAVNSAINMGVTAFNIDNLGIKAAVKKTGKQTAVAILQDYQLQDPTTNQKQVEKRDK
- the LOC111959598 gene encoding spartin isoform X2, with product MEEDNQDAFDRARLQVIKDGYEKAFECINRGLTEDEAGHKAQALAQYRQGRQHLLRAISVPSQGHECVGCSWESARQMQHKMQETLNNITTRLAVLETSPDPELPPPLDASNGIRGTASNSNLYPKLEKEKPEXPSPPKLLMTNCQAGAVGGIVSPSLPISPTRQSVVPGELPPAYSSQAADGHLTISYGTESGEMSLVGEEFYSHMSPSPQSLGEDGEELFFLSHGVQIFFVTPDGQVSAPSYPGYLRMVKFTSQQSERVPNRPPAFLQVCDWLYPLMATDSPVLLCNTGVFMFPDMMASAPGSYVGVVLSSELPGEDRQLFQDLLSQMTDLRVQAPNEAADSINLSQKVSIAPLKEEEAPAAGEEEEKNLPEWSEKVASGILTGASWLSWGLVKGAEFTGIAIHKGASKLREHITPEDKPAHVSPSVSKGLHVAKQATGGAVRVSQFLVDGVCMVAGCVGKELAPHVKKHGSKLVPESMKKDKDGRSNIDGAMVVAASGVQGFATMWTGLEVAAKNITVSVASETVNTVKHKFRGLQNILDPPNDKKTCILS